The nucleotide sequence GTTCGCTGACAGACCGGAACCCTGGGCAACCTGACCGTTGATTCGAGCAACGATGTCCGAACCAATGTCTCGTTTCAGAGAATTCCCGTCGGTAATATTATCGACCGTGTCGAATGTACCTGACAGCACGTTGACGTCCACGAATTCATCAGCACCGTAGTTGTTGGCGCTGAAGGTCAGGTAGGCGTCTGTACCACCACTTAAAGCAGCAGCTGCGGCGGCATCGACAACCCCGGAACCATCACCTTCCACGGCTGATGAGACCAGAGAGTTGGTGTCTGCATTACCGTCAAGTAACGCTTTGACTGATGTCGCAGTCGATGAAATATCACCGTTCGCAAGCGTTGCCAGACTGACCACAATCGTAATATCGGAGTTCGTATTACTGAAAGTAATATTGGCAGCCGCACTGTTGGCAGAGGGGTCAACAAACGAAATTCGAATGTTTTGGCCTGTGTCGCCTAAGACACTGTCTGATGAACGAGCGTCGGTAAAAGTCAAATCGGAGTTGGCAGCAGTACTGTCAACCGTCAGATTGCTGGCAACCTTATTGGTTTTGCTCGCTGTCACACCGGTAATGTCGGTCACGCCATTCACAGCATCCTTGACGTTGTCCAGCGTGCTGGAAGCACCCAGGAAGAGCACCTGTGAACCACTGGAACCACCTACTTCGATGGTGGTTGCCTCTGCCAGACCACCGTCGACAGCACTGTAATCCAGGCTGGCCTGAGTAGCCGCAGTGACGATAGTTGCGTCGAGTGTGATCGAACTGCTGCTACCAAATACGGCTTCGTTGACCTGGAAGTCGGAGAGTTTCGCAGAGTCCGCTGCTGAAGACTGTGTACGGAACGCTTTACTTCCGTCAATCAGTTTGTCACCAGCGAATGATGTATTGGCAGAAATTCGGTTGATCGCTGATAATGCGGTGTCGATCTGCAGCTGATTCGCTGCAATTTCGTCTTGAGACAAAGCACCTTCGTTCAAACCTTCCTGGACCAGACCACGAACCTGGTTCAACAGGTTTGTCACTTCGCCCAGAGCCGAGTCAGCAGTTGCGATTACGTTGCTGGCACGGTTACTGTTTTTGATTGATTGTTCAATAGCAGATACCTGAGATCGCAGAGTTTCACTGGCGATCAGACCTGATGGATTGTCTTTACCCGAGTTGATTTTCAAACCGGTTGACAGTCGTGTCAGCGAGGTATCCAGAAGATTTGTAGATTTGTTTAAACTACGCAGACCTCTCAGCGAGGCAACGTTAGTATTAATTCGTGTCATGGCAAACAGCCTTTCTCACTTGTAAATTGTGCTTCCCAAGGGATTAATGGGTTTTAGCTACTTATATGATTTAGGTTTCGAGTGATGCTGAAACCACCCGAAGACATTAGTTTCTGATCCTGTCAAATCCGATAAATGTGAAACAAAGCCATACATTCTGACAGGATTCCTCGAACTGATGTGGCTTATCTTTCCATAACAAAACCATTCCAGATTCAGACGACATGGTAAATGTGCAGAGGGAAGCTGCGCATTCACGTTCATATTCTATCGGAATGTTACTTTAGGCAATCTGAGTGTCTTTGGTGTTTTTTTGAAAATAAACCGATCTCTCCGGTATCGCACACGGGAAAGGACGAGTTGTAACTATTATCCGTTCCTTCATCAAAAGTTCGGCTGTGACTCTATTAGCGTGAGAGAGGAAAGTGGTGATCGTTTCATGCAAACGAATATTTATGTTAAATCGGGCTGCAGGATCGTTGCCGTTTGCCTAACTGGACCTCGCCTGTGTTGCTGGATGGATAGTCTTTGCCTAACCGTCAAACTCTGTCTTGAGGGAAATCACTCCTGTTATCACTGCACTTAGCGTCTGCTCAGTTTGCTGTATCTGCTTCCGACAGTTTGATATCGTGCATGGATAATCCCGGAAGAGGCGCTGGCAGACAGAATGTTTACGGATTCAATTATCGCACTGAAACACAGTCTGTTGATTGAAACTGATTGACGAAGGCAGTGATTCTTTTGCTTCGATCTTCTAAAATCATGTTTTCTATTCACAGAATTGAATTACCGAAGCCGGTTACCTTTGGTCTGGCTTTCCGGAAAAACTGGAAACGATTGATTCAAGAGGGGAG is from Gimesia maris and encodes:
- a CDS encoding flagellin codes for the protein MTRINTNVASLRGLRSLNKSTNLLDTSLTRLSTGLKINSGKDNPSGLIASETLRSQVSAIEQSIKNSNRASNVIATADSALGEVTNLLNQVRGLVQEGLNEGALSQDEIAANQLQIDTALSAINRISANTSFAGDKLIDGSKAFRTQSSAADSAKLSDFQVNEAVFGSSSSITLDATIVTAATQASLDYSAVDGGLAEATTIEVGGSSGSQVLFLGASSTLDNVKDAVNGVTDITGVTASKTNKVASNLTVDSTAANSDLTFTDARSSDSVLGDTGQNIRISFVDPSANSAAANITFSNTNSDITIVVSLATLANGDISSTATSVKALLDGNADTNSLVSSAVEGDGSGVVDAAAAAALSGGTDAYLTFSANNYGADEFVDVNVLSGTFDTVDNITDGNSLKRDIGSDIVARINGQVAQGSGLSANLRSQQLDASFSFTAAANTVDNTASITITGGGSLFQIGQDVSAAGQVGIGIEAVNTARLGGVSGKLFELGSGGGKSLLDVGPSVPGSDLVNIIEEAVNRVSTLRGRLGAIQKNVIETNVSSLGVALENISEARSQIVDTDFAVETANLTKAQILNQAGISVLSIANQNPQQVLSLLR